The Brassica oleracea var. oleracea cultivar TO1000 chromosome C6, BOL, whole genome shotgun sequence genome includes a region encoding these proteins:
- the LOC106296934 gene encoding DNA ligase 1 isoform X1: MGSDSAGDFPNDGDAETLNLNSTELYSSAVSSSVPTPSPKPPFSPLSIPQSNRIPKTNFTVDFFRSSPSADPSSVAFFLSHFHSDHYAGLSSSWSRGIIFSSHITARLLKQILQVPSQLVFPLPMNQKVIIDGSEVVLIDVNHCPGAVQFLFKTNDGLERYIHTGDFRFCDSMRSDPFLSSFVGCEGVFLDTTYCNPKFVFPTQQESVDYVINVIDKIDRESKENEKKVLFLVATYVVGKEKILIEIAKRCKRKIFVDARKMSILNVLECGESGMFTEDKSESDVHVVGWNVLGETWPYFRPNFAKMNEVMVERGYDKVVGFVPTGWTYEVKRNKFAVKVKDSMEIHLVPYSEHSNYDELREYIKLLRPKRVIPTVGVDVEKMDSREVCKMQKHFSGLVDEMANKKEFLLGFYRQSDKKSEKDDMDISEENDAPRSDSLVTERLLIELRDSLPDWVSEEQMLDLIKKHAGNPVDIVSNFYECEAEFYKQSSISTSSLENHAVLVDDDGTDSQPISAKSTSSDCQASPKGFALPRKVGLTKGVVSPGKRSKSISNKSNKKAKKDPKSRPVGPGQSTITKFFDKVLDSGSNSVAAGLETDECNTDEKMVHSDAKEATDQFIDIVHGSESLREYAASIIDEAKGDINRALDIYYSKPSEIPGEHAGEGGGGLSSKSNQFPQCPEACSSQENKKTSQKSGLALNLCEQTSAEEMVDNDYVSLPPEKYKPKEHACWRNGQPAPYIHLVRTFASVEGEKGKIKAMSMLCNMFRSVLALSPDDVLPSVYLCTNKIAADHENIELNIGGSLISAALEEACGISRSTMREMYNRLGDLGKDKSNALTVNVWLCRLLSKFPGDVAQLCRQTQKLLVPPPPLLVRDVFSTLRKISVQSGTGSTRQKKNLIVKLMRSCREKEIKFLVRTLARNLRIGAMLRTVLPALGRAIVMNSFWNCHNKEPSENCFKEKLEGVSAAVVEAYNILPSLDVVVPSLMEKDIEFSTSTLSMIPGIPIKPMLAKIANGVQDFIKLFQDKAFTCEYKYDGQRAQIHLLLDGTVRIFSRNGDETTSKFPDLVDVIKQFACPTAETFMLDAEVVATDRKNGNKLMSFQELSTRERGSKDALVTTKSIKVEVCVFVFDIMFFNGEQLLTLPLRDRRRRLKEVFPETRPGFLEYATEITVGSEEASLNNQDTLCRINAFLEDAFQSSCEGIMVKSLDVDAGYCPTKRSDSWLKVKRDYVDGLGDTLDLVPIGAWHGNGRKAGWYSPFLMACYNPETEEFQSVCRVMSGFSDAFYIEMKEFYSEDKILAKKPPYYRTGETPDMWFPAEVVWEIRGADLTVSPVHSAALGLVHPSRGISVRFPRFICKRADRDPEECSTAADIAEMFHAQTRKMNIKSQH; the protein is encoded by the exons ATGGGGTCCGACTCCGCCGGCGACTTCCCAAACGACGGCGACGCAGAAACCCTAAACCTCAACTCTACAGAACTCTACTCATCAGCAGTTTCCTCCTCCGTTCCTACACCCTCCCCGAAACCACCGTTCTCTCCTCTCTCAATCCCTCAATCAAACAGAATCCCCAAAACCAACTTCACCGTCGACTTCTTCCGCTCCTCCCCCTCCGCCGATCCCTCCTCCGTCGCTTTCTTCCTCTCACACTTCCACTCCGACCACTACGCCGGCCTCTCCTCTTCCTGGTCCAGAGGAATCATCTTCTCCTCTCACATAACCGCACGCCTTCTCAAACAAATCCTCCAAGTCCCGTCACAACTCGTCTTCCCTCTACCTATGAATCAAAAAGTTATCATCGATGGCTCCGAGGTTGTTCTTATCGACGTGAATCACTGCCCAGGAGCTGTACAGTTCCTCTTCAAAACCAACGACGGTCTCGAACGGTACATTCACACCGGAGACTTCAGATTTTGCGATTCGATGAGATCAGATCCGTTTCTAAGTAGCTTCGTTGGCTGCGAAGGTGTTTTTCTCGACACTACTTATTGCAACCCGAAGTTCGTTTTCCCCACGCAGCAAGAGTCTGTTGATTATGTGATTAACGTGATAGATAAGATCGATAGAGAGTCTAAGGAAAATGAGAAAAAAGTTTTGTTTCTTGTTGCTACTTATGTTGTTGGCAAAGAGAAGATTTTAATTGAGATTGCTAAGAGATGCAAGAGGAAGATCTTCGTGGACGCGAGGAAGATGTCGATTTTGAACGTCTTGGAGTGTGGAGAGAGTGGAATGTTCACTGAGGATAAGAGCGAGAGCGATGTTCACGTTGTGGGATGGAATGTGTTGGGCGAGACTTGGCCTTATTTTCGGCCGAATTTCGCCAAGATGAATGAGGTTATGGTTGAGAGAGGGTATGATAAGGTTGTAGGTTTTGTGCCTACAGGGTGGACGTATGAAGTGAAGAGGAATAAGTTTGCTGTGAAGGTTAAGGATTCTATGGAGATTCATCTTGTGCCGTATAGTGAGCATTCGAATTATGATGAGCTTAGGGAGTACATAAAGTTGTTGAGGCCTAAAAGAGTTATTCCCACGGTTGGTGTTGACGTCGAGAAGATGGACAGCAGGGAGGTTTGTAAAATGCAGAAGCATTTTTCTGGACTTGTTGATGAGATGGCGAACAAGAAAGAGTTTTTATTGGGTTTCTATCGCCAGTCTGACAAGAAGAGTGAGAAAGATGACATGGATATTAGCGAAGAAAATGATGCTCCAAGAAGTGATTCTTTGGTGACTGAAAGATTGCTGATTGAACTACGTGATTCTTTGCCTGATTGGGTCAGTGAAGAGCAGATGTTAGATCTGATTAAGAAACATGCTGGTAACCCTGTTGATATAGTGAGTAACTTCTATGAATGCGAAGCAGAGTTTTACAAGCAATCCTCGATTTCCACATCTTCCTTGGAGAATCATGCTGTTCTGGTTGATGACGATGGAACCGACTCGCAGCCGATTTCTGCTAAGAGCACTTCGTCAGATTGTCAAGCAAGTCCAAAAGGGTTTGCATTACCAAGAAAAGTTGGTTTAACAAAGGGTGTTGTTTCTCCCGGGAAAAGAAGCAAAAGCATTAGCAATAAGTCAAACAAGAAGGCCAAGAAAGATCCAAAGTCGAGACCAGTTGGTCCAGGGCAGTCAACCATAACTAAGTTTTTCGATAAGGTGTTGGATAGTGGATCTAATTCTGTTGCTGCTGGTTTAGAGACTGATGAATGCAATACAGATGAAAAGATGGTCCACAGTGATGCTAAAGAAGCAACAGATCAATTTATTGACATTGTTCATGGTTCTGAGTCTTTAAGAGAGTATGCTGCTTCCATCATTGATGAGGCTAAAGGAGATATAAATAGGGCACTGGACATCTATTATAGTAAACCCAGTGAAATACCTGGTGAGCATGCAGGTGAGGGAGGAGGAGGACTCTCTAGCAAATCAAATCAGTTTCCGCAATGTCCAGAAGCGTGCTCCTCCCAGGAGAACAAAAAGACGTCACAAAAATCAGGACTTGCATTGAACTTATGTGAGCAGACATCAGCAGAAGAAATGGTGGACAATGATTATGTATCTCTACCGCCTGAAAAATATAAGCCTAAAGAGCATG CTTGTTGGAGGAATGGACAGCCTGCTCCATATATCCACCTTGTCCGGACATTTGCTTCCGTCGAAGGTGAAAAGGGCAAGATCAAAGCTATGTCTATGCTTTGCAACATGTTTAGAAG CGTGTTGGCTCTCTCTCCAGATGATGTGCTGCCCTCTGTTTATCTTTGCACAAATAAGATTGCCGCTGACCATGAGAATATT GAGCTCAACATTGGTGGAAGTCTGATCTCTGCTGCATTGGAAGAAGCATGTGGAATAAGTCGGTCTACTATGAGGGAGATGTATAATAGATTGGGAGATCTTGGTAAAGACAAATCTAACGCTCTCACAGTTAACGTATGGTTATGTCGTTTATTATCAAAATTTCCAGGTGACGTTGCTCAGCTGTGCCGACAAACGCAAAAGCTACTAGTTCCTCCACCTCCACTTCTAGTTAGAGATGTGTTTTCAACTCTACGAAAGATAAG TGTGCAGTCAGGTACTGGAAGTACTAGGCAAAAGAAAAACCTCATCGTGAAACTAATGCGCTCTTGTAGAGAGAAAGAGATAAAATTTCTTGTCAGAACATTG GCCCGTAATTTAAGGATTGGCGCTATGTTGAGAACTGTTCTACCTGCACTAGGGAGAGCAATTGTTATGAATTCTTTCTGGAATTGCCATAACAAAGAACCATCAGAAAATTGTTTCAAAGAGAAACTGGAG GGTGTTTCTGCTGCAGTAGTTGAGGCCTATAATATACTTCCTTCTCTG GACGTGGTTGTTCCTTCTCTCATGGAAAAAGACATTGAGTTTTCAACATCAACTCTGTCAATGATCCCAGGGATACCTATAAAACCCATGCTTGCAAA AATTGCCAACGGGGTTCAAGATTTTATCAAGCTCTTCCAAGACAAGGCCTTTACATGTGAATACAA GTATGATGGCCAGCGCGCCCAGATTCATTTGTTACTTGATGGTACAGTGCGGATTTTCTCTCGAAATGGGGATGAAACTACTTCCAAATTTCCTGATCTGGTTGATGTTATAAAACAGTTTGCTTGCCCTACTGCTGAGACATTCATGTTGGACGCAGAG GTTGTTGCAACTGATAGAAAGAATGGAAACAAACTCATGTCATTCCAAGAGTTATCAACAAGAGAGCGAGGGAGCAAAGACGCTTTGGTAACTACAAAAAGTATTAAG GTTGAAGTCTGCGTCTTTGTGTTTGATATTATGTTCTTCAACGGTGAACA GCTGTTGACTCTTCCCCTCCGTGATAGACGAAGAC GTCTAAAGGAGGTCTTCCCTGAGACTAGGCCAGGTTTTCTCGAGTATGCTACGGAAATCACT GTGGGATCAGAAGAAGCGTCTTTGAATAACCAAGACACTTTGTGTAGAATAAATGCGTTTCTAGAAGACGCATTTCAGTCATCTTGTGAGGGAATCATGGTTAAGTCTTTAGATGTTGATGCCGGTTACTGCCCCACAAAGCGTTCCGATTCATGGCTTAAG GTTAAGCGAGATTATGTAGATGGATTAGGTGACACATTGGATTTAGTTCCTATAGGTGCTTGGCATGGCAACGGGAGAAAAGCGGGATG GTATAGTCCATTCCTCATGGCCTGCTACAACCCTGAGACTGAGGAATTCCAGAGTGTCTGCCGTGTCATGTCTGGGTTTTCTGATGCCTTTTACATCGAG ATGAAAGAATTCTACTCCGAGGATAAGATCCTTGCGAAAAAGCCGCCATACTACAGAACAGGGGAGACACCAGACATGTGGTTTCCCGCAGAGGTTGTTTGGGAAATCAGAGGAGCGGATCTAACCGTCTCACCTGTACACAGTGCGGCTTTAGGTCTGGTACATCCATCACGAGGCATCTCCGTTAGGTTTCCGAGATTCATCTGTAAAAGGGCGGATAGGGATCCGGAGGAATGCAGCACGGCTGCAGATATAGCAGAGATGTTTCATGCTCAAACCAGAAAAATGAACATTAAGTCTCAACACTAA
- the LOC106296934 gene encoding DNA ligase 1 isoform X2 — protein sequence MGSDSAGDFPNDGDAETLNLNSTELYSSAVSSSVPTPSPKPPFSPLSIPQSNRIPKTNFTVDFFRSSPSADPSSVAFFLSHFHSDHYAGLSSSWSRGIIFSSHITARLLKQILQVPSQLVFPLPMNQKVIIDGSEVVLIDVNHCPGAVQFLFKTNDGLERYIHTGDFRFCDSMRSDPFLSSFVGCEGVFLDTTYCNPKFVFPTQQESVDYVINVIDKIDRESKENEKKVLFLVATYVVGKEKILIEIAKRCKRKIFVDARKMSILNVLECGESGMFTEDKSESDVHVVGWNVLGETWPYFRPNFAKMNEVMVERGYDKVVGFVPTGWTYEVKRNKFAVKVKDSMEIHLVPYSEHSNYDELREYIKLLRPKRVIPTVGVDVEKMDSREVCKMQKHFSGLVDEMANKKEFLLGFYRQSDKKSEKDDMDISEENDAPRSDSLVTERLLIELRDSLPDWVSEEQMLDLIKKHAGNPVDIVSNFYECEAEFYKQSSISTSSLENHAVLVDDDGTDSQPISAKSTSSDCQASPKGFALPRKVGLTKGVVSPGKRSKSISNKSNKKAKKDPKSRPVGPGQSTITKFFDKVLDSGSNSVAAGLETDECNTDEKMVHSDAKEATDQFIDIVHGSESLREYAASIIDEAKGDINRALDIYYSKPSEIPGEHAGEGGGGLSSKSNQFPQCPEACSSQENKKTSQKSGLALNLCEQTSAEEMVDNDYVSLPPEKYKPKEHACWRNGQPAPYIHLVRTFASVEGEKGKIKAMSMLCNMFRSVLALSPDDVLPSVYLCTNKIAADHENIELNIGGSLISAALEEACGISRSTMREMYNRLGDLGDVAQLCRQTQKLLVPPPPLLVRDVFSTLRKISVQSGTGSTRQKKNLIVKLMRSCREKEIKFLVRTLARNLRIGAMLRTVLPALGRAIVMNSFWNCHNKEPSENCFKEKLEGVSAAVVEAYNILPSLDVVVPSLMEKDIEFSTSTLSMIPGIPIKPMLAKIANGVQDFIKLFQDKAFTCEYKYDGQRAQIHLLLDGTVRIFSRNGDETTSKFPDLVDVIKQFACPTAETFMLDAEVVATDRKNGNKLMSFQELSTRERGSKDALVTTKSIKVEVCVFVFDIMFFNGEQLLTLPLRDRRRRLKEVFPETRPGFLEYATEITVGSEEASLNNQDTLCRINAFLEDAFQSSCEGIMVKSLDVDAGYCPTKRSDSWLKVKRDYVDGLGDTLDLVPIGAWHGNGRKAGWYSPFLMACYNPETEEFQSVCRVMSGFSDAFYIEMKEFYSEDKILAKKPPYYRTGETPDMWFPAEVVWEIRGADLTVSPVHSAALGLVHPSRGISVRFPRFICKRADRDPEECSTAADIAEMFHAQTRKMNIKSQH from the exons ATGGGGTCCGACTCCGCCGGCGACTTCCCAAACGACGGCGACGCAGAAACCCTAAACCTCAACTCTACAGAACTCTACTCATCAGCAGTTTCCTCCTCCGTTCCTACACCCTCCCCGAAACCACCGTTCTCTCCTCTCTCAATCCCTCAATCAAACAGAATCCCCAAAACCAACTTCACCGTCGACTTCTTCCGCTCCTCCCCCTCCGCCGATCCCTCCTCCGTCGCTTTCTTCCTCTCACACTTCCACTCCGACCACTACGCCGGCCTCTCCTCTTCCTGGTCCAGAGGAATCATCTTCTCCTCTCACATAACCGCACGCCTTCTCAAACAAATCCTCCAAGTCCCGTCACAACTCGTCTTCCCTCTACCTATGAATCAAAAAGTTATCATCGATGGCTCCGAGGTTGTTCTTATCGACGTGAATCACTGCCCAGGAGCTGTACAGTTCCTCTTCAAAACCAACGACGGTCTCGAACGGTACATTCACACCGGAGACTTCAGATTTTGCGATTCGATGAGATCAGATCCGTTTCTAAGTAGCTTCGTTGGCTGCGAAGGTGTTTTTCTCGACACTACTTATTGCAACCCGAAGTTCGTTTTCCCCACGCAGCAAGAGTCTGTTGATTATGTGATTAACGTGATAGATAAGATCGATAGAGAGTCTAAGGAAAATGAGAAAAAAGTTTTGTTTCTTGTTGCTACTTATGTTGTTGGCAAAGAGAAGATTTTAATTGAGATTGCTAAGAGATGCAAGAGGAAGATCTTCGTGGACGCGAGGAAGATGTCGATTTTGAACGTCTTGGAGTGTGGAGAGAGTGGAATGTTCACTGAGGATAAGAGCGAGAGCGATGTTCACGTTGTGGGATGGAATGTGTTGGGCGAGACTTGGCCTTATTTTCGGCCGAATTTCGCCAAGATGAATGAGGTTATGGTTGAGAGAGGGTATGATAAGGTTGTAGGTTTTGTGCCTACAGGGTGGACGTATGAAGTGAAGAGGAATAAGTTTGCTGTGAAGGTTAAGGATTCTATGGAGATTCATCTTGTGCCGTATAGTGAGCATTCGAATTATGATGAGCTTAGGGAGTACATAAAGTTGTTGAGGCCTAAAAGAGTTATTCCCACGGTTGGTGTTGACGTCGAGAAGATGGACAGCAGGGAGGTTTGTAAAATGCAGAAGCATTTTTCTGGACTTGTTGATGAGATGGCGAACAAGAAAGAGTTTTTATTGGGTTTCTATCGCCAGTCTGACAAGAAGAGTGAGAAAGATGACATGGATATTAGCGAAGAAAATGATGCTCCAAGAAGTGATTCTTTGGTGACTGAAAGATTGCTGATTGAACTACGTGATTCTTTGCCTGATTGGGTCAGTGAAGAGCAGATGTTAGATCTGATTAAGAAACATGCTGGTAACCCTGTTGATATAGTGAGTAACTTCTATGAATGCGAAGCAGAGTTTTACAAGCAATCCTCGATTTCCACATCTTCCTTGGAGAATCATGCTGTTCTGGTTGATGACGATGGAACCGACTCGCAGCCGATTTCTGCTAAGAGCACTTCGTCAGATTGTCAAGCAAGTCCAAAAGGGTTTGCATTACCAAGAAAAGTTGGTTTAACAAAGGGTGTTGTTTCTCCCGGGAAAAGAAGCAAAAGCATTAGCAATAAGTCAAACAAGAAGGCCAAGAAAGATCCAAAGTCGAGACCAGTTGGTCCAGGGCAGTCAACCATAACTAAGTTTTTCGATAAGGTGTTGGATAGTGGATCTAATTCTGTTGCTGCTGGTTTAGAGACTGATGAATGCAATACAGATGAAAAGATGGTCCACAGTGATGCTAAAGAAGCAACAGATCAATTTATTGACATTGTTCATGGTTCTGAGTCTTTAAGAGAGTATGCTGCTTCCATCATTGATGAGGCTAAAGGAGATATAAATAGGGCACTGGACATCTATTATAGTAAACCCAGTGAAATACCTGGTGAGCATGCAGGTGAGGGAGGAGGAGGACTCTCTAGCAAATCAAATCAGTTTCCGCAATGTCCAGAAGCGTGCTCCTCCCAGGAGAACAAAAAGACGTCACAAAAATCAGGACTTGCATTGAACTTATGTGAGCAGACATCAGCAGAAGAAATGGTGGACAATGATTATGTATCTCTACCGCCTGAAAAATATAAGCCTAAAGAGCATG CTTGTTGGAGGAATGGACAGCCTGCTCCATATATCCACCTTGTCCGGACATTTGCTTCCGTCGAAGGTGAAAAGGGCAAGATCAAAGCTATGTCTATGCTTTGCAACATGTTTAGAAG CGTGTTGGCTCTCTCTCCAGATGATGTGCTGCCCTCTGTTTATCTTTGCACAAATAAGATTGCCGCTGACCATGAGAATATT GAGCTCAACATTGGTGGAAGTCTGATCTCTGCTGCATTGGAAGAAGCATGTGGAATAAGTCGGTCTACTATGAGGGAGATGTATAATAGATTGGGAGATCTTG GTGACGTTGCTCAGCTGTGCCGACAAACGCAAAAGCTACTAGTTCCTCCACCTCCACTTCTAGTTAGAGATGTGTTTTCAACTCTACGAAAGATAAG TGTGCAGTCAGGTACTGGAAGTACTAGGCAAAAGAAAAACCTCATCGTGAAACTAATGCGCTCTTGTAGAGAGAAAGAGATAAAATTTCTTGTCAGAACATTG GCCCGTAATTTAAGGATTGGCGCTATGTTGAGAACTGTTCTACCTGCACTAGGGAGAGCAATTGTTATGAATTCTTTCTGGAATTGCCATAACAAAGAACCATCAGAAAATTGTTTCAAAGAGAAACTGGAG GGTGTTTCTGCTGCAGTAGTTGAGGCCTATAATATACTTCCTTCTCTG GACGTGGTTGTTCCTTCTCTCATGGAAAAAGACATTGAGTTTTCAACATCAACTCTGTCAATGATCCCAGGGATACCTATAAAACCCATGCTTGCAAA AATTGCCAACGGGGTTCAAGATTTTATCAAGCTCTTCCAAGACAAGGCCTTTACATGTGAATACAA GTATGATGGCCAGCGCGCCCAGATTCATTTGTTACTTGATGGTACAGTGCGGATTTTCTCTCGAAATGGGGATGAAACTACTTCCAAATTTCCTGATCTGGTTGATGTTATAAAACAGTTTGCTTGCCCTACTGCTGAGACATTCATGTTGGACGCAGAG GTTGTTGCAACTGATAGAAAGAATGGAAACAAACTCATGTCATTCCAAGAGTTATCAACAAGAGAGCGAGGGAGCAAAGACGCTTTGGTAACTACAAAAAGTATTAAG GTTGAAGTCTGCGTCTTTGTGTTTGATATTATGTTCTTCAACGGTGAACA GCTGTTGACTCTTCCCCTCCGTGATAGACGAAGAC GTCTAAAGGAGGTCTTCCCTGAGACTAGGCCAGGTTTTCTCGAGTATGCTACGGAAATCACT GTGGGATCAGAAGAAGCGTCTTTGAATAACCAAGACACTTTGTGTAGAATAAATGCGTTTCTAGAAGACGCATTTCAGTCATCTTGTGAGGGAATCATGGTTAAGTCTTTAGATGTTGATGCCGGTTACTGCCCCACAAAGCGTTCCGATTCATGGCTTAAG GTTAAGCGAGATTATGTAGATGGATTAGGTGACACATTGGATTTAGTTCCTATAGGTGCTTGGCATGGCAACGGGAGAAAAGCGGGATG GTATAGTCCATTCCTCATGGCCTGCTACAACCCTGAGACTGAGGAATTCCAGAGTGTCTGCCGTGTCATGTCTGGGTTTTCTGATGCCTTTTACATCGAG ATGAAAGAATTCTACTCCGAGGATAAGATCCTTGCGAAAAAGCCGCCATACTACAGAACAGGGGAGACACCAGACATGTGGTTTCCCGCAGAGGTTGTTTGGGAAATCAGAGGAGCGGATCTAACCGTCTCACCTGTACACAGTGCGGCTTTAGGTCTGGTACATCCATCACGAGGCATCTCCGTTAGGTTTCCGAGATTCATCTGTAAAAGGGCGGATAGGGATCCGGAGGAATGCAGCACGGCTGCAGATATAGCAGAGATGTTTCATGCTCAAACCAGAAAAATGAACATTAAGTCTCAACACTAA